The following is a genomic window from Polypterus senegalus isolate Bchr_013 chromosome 9, ASM1683550v1, whole genome shotgun sequence.
GTTATTACATTAATGCATGTAAGGTGAACTAGCAAACACTGTCGTAGTTACATGCGGCTGTCTTCTTGTTTGATGGCAGATACTCCCTTCACCCTGGCCAAAAAGGCTAAAATGACGAAAGAAAAAGTGGACGAAATTCATAGGGCAGTGACAAAATTTATAGTCAAAgatctccatccattttcaacgGTGGAGTCACCATCATTTAGGTGAAAAATGTTGTATTCctcttacataaaaaaaatagacTGTATAATACTGTAAAGGTTAATATGTTCATAGCTGCTTAGCTTTGTAAGTCTTCTCTAAATATTATAAGTAaactatatttgaataaaaggtgagctatatgtttttattttttatctggaagaaaaaaattaatgaaaattcaaatgtattttctgtttattcaaatgtattttctgtttattctgggaactggtttatatgttttatttattttatccgaaaaaaataattaaatttcaagtcaaaaacactttcttttttttaaaatttgttttttgttttgttttgtgtttttttttttaattcagggaGATGTCCACTGCCCTTAATCCAAGGTATCAGCCCCCATCGAGGGATGATCTATCCAACACACTTGTACCTGCTTGGTATTGCGTGGAGAAAAGCAACCTCATCCAGAATTTGGCACAGGTTAACAAGGTCGCTATCACCTGTGATGGATGGACCAGTATTGCTCAGGACCATTTCCTCACAGTGACTGTTCACTACATCTACAAAGGCAAAATGAAGCAGAATGTGCTTAGCACTGAAGCAGTTTATGAGTCACAAACAGGTCCAGTTGTCGGTAAAGAAATATTAAGTGTTGTGGAGCAATTTCACTTGGGAGGGAAAATGATTGCTGCCACTGTAGACAATGCCTGCAACGTGGATGTTGCTTTGAAAAAATTGGACTTTTTAAAAGTGGGATGCTTTGCTCATACCTTCAACCTGGCCGCACAAAAGGTGTATGACATTCCTGCAGTTTCCAGCTGGTGTGCCAAAATCCGTTCAGTTGTGGTGTGGCTCAAACGTTCATCCTTGAGCAAAACTGTGCTCAGAGAAAAGCAACGAATCCTGAGTAAGTAGCGCATGTAGTTACATATCAAGaagtattgttattaatattaccttttttatagtaatttaaaatatgtttgtgtcTATCTGTGCTTTAGATTTGCCAGAGCATAATGTCATTCTTGGCGTTAAGGCGCTGGAATTCTCTCTTCCTGATGGTGGAGAGATTTATGGAGCAGTTTGATGCAATCCAGGCAGCTGCTCTGGATCTACGGCTGAGGAAGCCTATGGAGAAGGACAAGTAAGTGAATGACATGAGCATCACTTGCAAGAGCTAAATTACGTCAGTAACCtttaacattttgaatattttcaacAGGCTAGAAAGGTTCACGCACACCGATTTAATGAAGGCAGAGGAGTTTATTAAGTGCATGCAAGTCCTGTACACGTCAACCATGTGTGTGTCAAGTGACAAGTCACCCACATGCAGCCAAATCATCCCCATCCTGGCCAAGCTGGAGGCACATTTCAGACGATGTGATGAAGACAGTGTTTTCACCTCTTCAATAAAAGAGAAAGTCTGGGGTAGTCTGCAGAAAAGATATCAGGTATTTGCAGACAATATCAATGCATGAAAAATAGGGTTACCTTTTTTCAGTATCAGCTCCTATGTTATATCTTGTTTTACTTAAAGGATGAAAACCTTCAGAAATTTCTGAAGGAGGCCACGATGATGGACCCACGTTTTAAAGGCAGGCTAGGTGGTGAGGCAGCTACTGACATCTGGGACAGGTTGGAGAAGGCAGCAGTTGCAAATGCCACAGCAGCAGTTGCACAggtattttcattgtgtgtgtacAATCTTGTCCTTTTGCATCATGATGTAGTTTCTATGTTGAAGGAATGCTCTTTTACTATCTGTGTGTCCATAGCCTCCCACTGAGGACCCCAAAGCACACAGCGAGGTGGATGATGCTGACATGGACAAGCCAGAACAATAtgtaatttcagattttttctaACACAACCACTACATTCTAAAAgtgatctttatttattttgcaaacctcacacatctttttttgttgtttttcagctaaGTAAGGTCCAGAAGTCACCCTTAGAAAAGCTGTTTGAGGATGAAGACAGAGAGCTTCAACAGGCTGCTTCTCAAGCAGGTAGAGtcccctcaatcacagagcaggtACAGAAGGAGCTTCAAATATACAAAAGACTGCCAGGAATTACCTCTGGACAAGACCATGTGGCCTGGTGGTGGAGTAAGAGGGATACACTCCCCAATTTATCTGCCCTATCAGAAAAATACTTGTGTGTCCCAGCGTAATCAACGCCTTCTGAAAGAGTTTTCTCTTGTGCTGGGCATGCCATCAGCCAAGAGCGATGCCGTATAACTCCAGAAAAGGCTAATATGATTATCGTCTTgcaaaaaaactgctaaacatcACAGGTTTCATGACaaagtttgtgttttcaattgtttaagcACTGGTTCCAACCAAAGAAGTTATGTTTTATTGACAGAAAGGGCTAGgtttgttataattttgtttaaaaaaaattactgggaaaaataaaaacgcaAGAGGTTTTTGGACGaagtttgtgttctttatttttttaagcaccgGTTCGAGCACCGTTTAAGCACCGGCACCGTTTCAAAAGTACCGTTTTGGCACCGGTATCGGATAAAACCTAAACAATACCCATCCCTAGCAATAagtatagaagaatatattaggaattaactttagcatagaaattaaggcaagtcagGACTGCCacgcaatgattaaataaaagcacataccatatttctttttagttaaaaGCTTAGCTTTGAGCATCAGACAAACCAGCTTAAAAGTTTGAGAAAGAGGAAGTGATGAAAGGAAAGCTCATATAAGGAAGATGAATGTCTGTGCCggccttggccagtgaaagaaataagcaaaaacagaaactacaaatgaacaatagacagtgaaataccAGGGGCCCAGCTGCAGGGAGATGAGAAATtggccggacaggagtagaagggagtcagaggaaAACAGCAAATTAGCTAATTGAACTaggtcaaagtgataagaaattgttatataaacttcaATTGCTGAAATGTacggggctcagctcaatttggccatattgagttgttatttgtgttgttttattgcaataaatgttTAAAACTCTGTCCAATGTATcacgagtcctaatagccttcattttcaggtaaaatgcCTTCTGGTGATTAATTTTTCGccacaacaatattttcattacattttgcttAAGGCAAGACAAAtagatgaacttaaatacaggacACTTGCATGGGCAGTTAACATCAAAGGCAATCTGTTTTTCTGAATTGTACTAGTAATCAAAGCACAGTGACATCTGTACCACcaggactaaattggtttacagcttgggaaaggaagacatgccattAAGCTGTATCTGATTACTTTCACAACCTGCTAACAGAAGGGAGGTGGCGTGGGACTAGAAATTGTCAAATCAGTTTACAGCTTGAGACAAGAGATTGGTAAAACATCAAAATAATGTATTGCTTGGGAAAACGGATGTACTCAAACTGATGAAAGAGTCTGAGTAAATTCATTCACCATATTGACAGCTAGGCAATCAGGTGCATATATCAATCACACCTTACTGCGAAACTCCcgtagcattttaaaataagtataacTAAGCGAAGAgcagaggaaagaagaagagCACAAAGTGACATCAGAAGAAGAGGGTGTCCATTTATCCTTGGCATCTTTACTTTTTGGTATCAATCTTAATTTCTATTTTACTTTGTtctattattattcatgtaataaataccacactgcttttaactttctatgctttgtctccATGTCTacagtgattgaagtaataaagtacaGTGAAAATCGTTTTAACACGAAACTAAGGggtctgaaatattttttcatgttaaaagaaTTTTGTGTTAAaggatattacaaaaaaaacatacagtatattcaacaaAATTAAGTTTATTAGAGTACAAAAAAACGCGAACCAAATGCACTGATTTTTATTCACACTGCGATGTACTCATCACCGAATTCTAAAGCCAACTGATGAGAGATGAAATGTTTTTGTGTGGCGTTTGTAGGGGTGGAGGGTGAAAGTAGCTTAGATAAACAAAATTGGCTCGTGTCACAGGCTATTCCAAGGGTATTTCAAAGCCAAGTTAGCCTCCTTTCTACAAAACATGTGAAACCACCTCTCTTTCATTTCACACCCCTCTTAAATCTAAGCCTCTCGGCTGGTGTTTTCCGTATTTTGTTCATTCCCAGAAGGGAAATCTTTTCGTGTTAAGCGATTTTTGTTTCgtgttaagagaaaaaaatgcatgaaaatacatagtAGTTTGTTGGGACCGTTGTATTATTTCGTGTTAACCAATATTTCGTCTTAAGCATTTTCACATTAAACGTATTTCACTGTAGATATTTTTAAGAGTACCTGGAGCAGCTGGAAGtttgccttgcactctgtgctgcaaggtttattaagggtTGAGAGTGTGAGTTCCACCCAATAGTAGGAAACAGTATGAAAAGataggcattcttggctgataaatggcctgtaAGCCAAGGATATTGaacctttgtatgtttgaatatattcctaaagactaaagtaatatttatgtctgacatatatttaaaacattgtatgctGTTCATTCCAtcaataagtaagtctcttgaaaaGCCAGAAGAATGACAGGCTGTGTAATTCCTagggcacttgtgtggtttaaagtgctagagattaaccagctgtgtgggGCACAGtagagtttctgtgtgtatgtgtacatctATGTATGTGCGTGTTAATCTTAAATTGTGACAGTAAACCAACCTGGTAATGAACCTAATGAGTACACTTACTCTTAGGTAAAGGGTAAATAGAGGGAAAAATTACAATAACACATTTCCTAAGTGAAGCTTTATGAAACTTACTTGGCAAGGTGTCCAAGAACAACATCAGAGACACTCAGACCTTCTGAACTTTTGGTCATCAAAAtctcagttttattatcatttattttaagaaaatttgtTGCCATCCATGTTTTAATATCATTCAGGCACACATAGAGGGTCTGTATTGCCTCGCTTTGCTTTGATTTTAGTTGCAAACAGATTTGAGTgacatcagcatagcagtgaaaggaGTAGTcatacttgttaacaatggagcctaaaggtaatgtacagggtgggccatttatatggatacaccttaataaaatgtgaatggatggtgatattaacttcctgtttgtggcacattagtatatgtgaggggggaaacttttcaagattggtggtgaccatggtggccatttggaagtcggccattttggatacaacttttgttttttcaataggaagagggtcatgtgacacatcaaacttattgggaatttcccaagaaaaacaatggtgtgcttggttttaacgtaactttattctttcatgagttatttacaagtttctgaccacttataaaatgtgttcaatttgCTGctcattgtgttggattgtcaatgcaaccctcttctcccactcttcatacactgatagcaacaccgccgGAGAAATGCTAGCaaaggcttccagtatccgtagtttcaggtgctgcacatctcgtatcttcacagcatagacaattgccttcagatgaccccaaagataaaagtctaagggtgTCAGATCGGGAAGACCTTGGgagccattcaactggcccacgatgaccaatccactttccaggaaactgttcatctaggtaTGCTCGGACCTGatacccataatgtggtggtgcaccatcttgctggaaaaactcagggaacgtgccagcttcagtgcataaagagggaaacacatcatcatgtagcaattttgcatatccagtggccttgaggtttccctTGATGAAGAAtagccccactatctttgtaccccatataccacaccataccatcaatttttgttccaacagtcttagAGGGATCTatcaatgtgggttagtgtcagaccaatagcggtggttttgtttgttaacttcaccattcacataaaagtttgcctcatcactgaacaaaatcttctgcgtaaactgagggtcctgttccaatttttgttttgcccattctgcaaattcagtgcgccaatctgggtcatcctcattgagatgctgtagtagctggagtttgtaagggttgtgagtagctaatatccgccgaagggatgttcgactaatgccactctccagtgacatgcggcaagtgttacgctgtgggctcttgctgaatgaagctaggacagctactgatgtttcttcattagtgacagttttcatgcgtccacattttgcaaatccaacactgaaccagtttcacgaaacttagcaagcagtttgctaactgtagcatgggagatgggtggtctcgtagggtgtcttgcattgaaatctgctgcaatgacccgtttactgcgttcaccagacatcaacacaatttctatccgctcttGACGTGTTAACcactgcgacatgtcaatggatgtaaacaaagagaaacttgtaaataactcatgaaagaataaagttacgttaaaaccaagcacaccattgtttttcttgtgaaattcccaataagtctgatgtgtcacatgaccctcttcctattgaaaaaacaaatgttggatccaaaatggccgacttccaaatggccaccatggtcaccacccatcttgaaaagtttcccccctcacatatactaatgtgccacaaacaggaagttaatatcaccaatcattcccattttattaaggtgtatccatataaatggcccaccctgtataacaaAATGACAACTGGTTGAAGGATAGAAccagtgctggattaaccatataagcaaagtaTGCACCTGCTTAGGGAATTAAGGGTAAAGGGGCACCACAAAAATTTTCATGGCcaaatttatcacataaattattaaattaattaaatttatagcccttttcaaaatttaatgaaaaatgaataatgcctccctgtacctccctatgccATCATTGTTCGTAAATGCCGCCTTACACAgtgcgttctgcatactggtgccatctacaATGGGGGATTCCCAtttcatggtgattcccttaaacaccatgttatttcaaaatattgtgaaaataatttgattcaaaacaatatgttttaatatttttaaataatagttactGGTTGATTAAAAATTATCACGGAATTGTTGTGTTTCAtgaattatttgttatttaacttaaaataaatgtctAGTGCGTAGAaagcgttattttctgttttaagcaaaaacaaaaaatcgtccaagtattctggtaagtctatttaattctattcttggatatttttaaattcatttacattatgtaaaattgAAAATCATACAGatgattactattggataaaattgtttataacttttttactaatatagatttattaacaaaattttcacaaaatattattcaaatacatttatccatctgttatccaacatattctaactacagggtcacgggggtctgctggagccaatcccagccaacagagggcacaaggcagaaaacaaacccttggcagcgtgccagcccactgcaaattattcaaatcttgtactaaaaatatgtgtaaatagatttgctaaattgacacaaaagccataaataaattaaataatcaaaatggtaaatctacggttttcatgtcaaaatgaaaaccgtacatttcaaaaaaacctttaaaattgaCCCCAAAccttaaaatttgtaaaatttcagATGCCATTTTATCTTCAAGTAATGATAAAAACGTGATCAGATCTTTATCGAAAAGCAGTGCcgcacaaaataaatttttaaatcaattttggggTTAAAGTCAATTTCTACAGGTTTTGGCAGGAGATTGGATAATTTTTAGTCCAGAGATAAATTTCATAAGTAGTAAAGgtgcgtcactattatacatcataagattttgacaggtgtatgtcccgccccttggcatttccggtacccacctgccGCCAACTTGGTTATTAGGGGTGTTTCCCGCTCTCTTAGGTGTCTCTGCCCCGTTGTCCTGGGCGATGTTTGACaggcatcggaccttttgtcagcCGTGCATAAGGAAAATGGGTCGGCCGATCTTGGCCTTGGTCCTAAAAATGGAGTGATCGATTTTGTAAGCCGAGACGGTGCTTCGGGAACCTGTAAGGTGTCAAAAAGGTAAGTCAgcaatggggcggagcagacatcctgctcctatctgtgTACAGCGCCggtgtgtgtacagagagtacagagagcatAAGTGACAGATCcagcgagaggatgtacaagaaaactttagagagaatctattacacacccaaggaacctggcagttttGGTGGTATTAACAGCTTGTTGAGAAATGTATCAAGTTGTCA
Proteins encoded in this region:
- the LOC120534892 gene encoding E3 SUMO-protein ligase ZBED1-like, whose amino-acid sequence is MSFLALRRWNSLFLMVERFMEQFDAIQAAALDLRLRKPMEKDKLERFTHTDLMKAEEFIKCMQVLYTSTMCVSSDKSPTCSQIIPILAKLEAHFRRCDEDSVFTSSIKEKVWGSLQKRYQDENLQKFLKEATMMDPRFKGRLGGEAATDIWDRLEKAAVANATAAVAQPPTEDPKAHSEVDDADMDKPEQYLSKVQKSPLEKLFEDEDRELQQAASQAGRVPSITEQVQKELQIYKRLPGITSGQDHVAWWWSKRDTLPNLSALSEKYLCVPA